One window of Mauremys mutica isolate MM-2020 ecotype Southern chromosome 6, ASM2049712v1, whole genome shotgun sequence genomic DNA carries:
- the MUSK gene encoding muscle, skeletal receptor tyrosine-protein kinase isoform X3: MVSASIMSRKLYKGDTGYCSTYRGEVCSAILVKDALVFFNSSYADPEETQELLVHTAWTELKTEWLSLEENSQKGIYKPGLMLLALPECNRLPSLHQNPKACTRIPYFDFETENTTTTCYKGNGRFYQGSVNVTTSGIPCQKWSEQVPHLHRRTPQVFPELSNAENSCRNPGGENERPWCYTKDHSVNWEYCSVPLCGEVSISPGTKKPSVETPNLPSSFSPTYSMTVIISIISSFALIVILIIIALVCCRRRKQWKNKKRESQAPALTTLPSELLLDRLHPNPMYQRIPLLLNPKLLSLEYPRNNIEYVRDIGEGAFGRVFQARAPGLLPSEPFTMVAVKMLKEEASADMQADFQREAALMAEFDNPNIVKLLGVCAVGKPMCLLFEYMAYGDLNEYLRTRSPHNLCSLSHGNLDARIRLSNPNPLALCCTDQLGIAKQVAAGMAYLSERKFVHRDLATRNCLVGENRVVKIADFGLSRNIYSADYYKANENDAIPIRWMPPESIFYNRYTTESDVWAYGVVLWEIFSYGMQPYYGMAHEEVIYYVRDGNVLSCPDDCPLELYNLMRLCWSKLPSDRPSFASIHRILERIYERAVAAIHV, translated from the exons ATGGTCAGTGCTTCCATCATGTCACG CAAACTCTACAAGGGTGATACAGGCTACTGCAGCACGTACAGAGGTGAGGTGTGTAGTGCTATCTTGGTGAAGGATGCTCTTGTTTTCTTCAACTCCTCCTATGCTGACCCAGAGGAGACCCAAGAGCTGCTTGTTCACACTGCCTGGACTGAACTGAAAACG GAATGGCTCTCACTGGAGGAGAACTCCCAGAAAGGGATTTACAAACCAGGATTAATGCTGCTCGCTCTACCTGAATGCAACAGACTTCCCAGCCTGCACCAGAACCCCAAGGCCTGCACCAGGATTCCATATTTCG ATTTTGAGACAGAAAATACAACCA CAACTTGCTACAAAGGCAATGGCAGGTTCTACCAGGGTTCTGTCAATGTCACAACCTCAGGCATTCCTTGCCAGAAGTGGAGTGAACAG GTACCCCATTTGCACAGAAGGACCCCTCAGGttttcccagagctgtcaaatgCAGAAAACTCTTGCCGTAATCCAGGAGGGGAAAACGAACGTCCCTGGTGTTACACAAAGGACCATTCTGTAAACTGGGAATACTGCAGTGTGCCTCTTTGTGGAGAGG TATCCATATCACCAGGAACCAAAAAACCAAGTGTAGAGACTCCCAATCTcccttcctctttctcccccacctACTCCATGACTGTCATCATTTCCATCATCTCCAGCTTTGCATTGATAGTGATTCTCATTATCATTGCTCTTGTTTGCTGCCGAAGGCGAAAACAATGGAAAAACAAAAAGAG GGAGTCACAAGCACCAGCGCTAACCACTCTTCCATCAGAGCTCCTATTGGACAGACTTCATCCTAACCCCATGTATCAGCGCATACCCCTCCTCCTGAATCCTAAACTACTCAGCCTGGAATACCCAAGAAACAATATTGAATACGTGAGAGATATTGGAGAAGGAGCGTTTGGAAGGGTCTTTCAAGCAAG GGCTCCTGGATTGCTTCCTTCTGAGCCATTCACAATGGTGGCAGTGAAAATGCTAAAGGAAGAAGCTTCGGCAGACATGCAGGCTGATTTCCAGAGGGAGGCGGCTCTCATGGCAGAATTTGATAACCCAAATATCGTCAAACTGTTAG GGGTGTGTGCTGTTGGGAAACCCATGTGTCTCCTGTTTGAATACATGGCTTATGGGGATCTCAATGAGTACCTACGCACTCGCTCGCCACACAAcctctgcagcctgagccacGGTAACCTTGACGCCAGGATCAGGCTCTCCAATCCCAACCCCCTCGCTCTGTGCTGCACCGATCAGCTTGGTATTGCCAAGCAGGTGGCTGCGGGCATGGCGTACCTCTCAGAGCGCAAGTTTGTGCATCGGGATTTGGCCACCAGGAATTGTTTGGTGGGCGAGAACAGGGTGGTAAAAATCGCCGACTTTGGCCTCTCGAGGAATATCTATTCAGCAGATTATTACAAAGCCAATGAAAACGATGCCATTCCCATACGCTGGATGCCCCCCGAATCCATATTCTACAACCGCTACACCACTGAGTCCGATGTGTGGGCCTACGGCGTGGTCCTGTGGGAGATCTTCTCCTATGGCATGCAACCCTATTATGGGATGGCTCACGAGGAGGTGATTTACTACGTGAGAGATGGCAACGTCCTCTCTTGCCCCGACGACTGCCCTTTGGAGCTCTACAACCTGATGCGCCTTTGCTGGAGCAAGCTGCCTTCTGACAGGCCCAGTTTCGCCAGCATCCATCGCATCCTGGAGCGTATATACGAGAGGGCAGTGGCTGCTATCCATGTCTGA
- the MUSK gene encoding muscle, skeletal receptor tyrosine-protein kinase isoform X2, which yields MVSASIMSRKLYKGDTGYCSTYRGEVCSAILVKDALVFFNSSYADPEETQELLVHTAWTELKTVSSFCHPAAESLLCNYIFQECNPSGVGPAPKPVCREHCLAVKDLYCFKEWLSLEENSQKGIYKPGLMLLALPECNRLPSLHQNPKACTRIPYFDFETENTTTTCYKGNGRFYQGSVNVTTSGIPCQKWSEQVPHLHRRTPQVFPELSNAENSCRNPGGENERPWCYTKDHSVNWEYCSVPLCGEVSISPGTKKPSVETPNLPSSFSPTYSMTVIISIISSFALIVILIIIALVCCRRRKQWKNKKRESQAPALTTLPSELLLDRLHPNPMYQRIPLLLNPKLLSLEYPRNNIEYVRDIGEGAFGRVFQARAPGLLPSEPFTMVAVKMLKEEASADMQADFQREAALMAEFDNPNIVKLLGVCAVGKPMCLLFEYMAYGDLNEYLRTRSPHNLCSLSHGNLDARIRLSNPNPLALCCTDQLGIAKQVAAGMAYLSERKFVHRDLATRNCLVGENRVVKIADFGLSRNIYSADYYKANENDAIPIRWMPPESIFYNRYTTESDVWAYGVVLWEIFSYGMQPYYGMAHEEVIYYVRDGNVLSCPDDCPLELYNLMRLCWSKLPSDRPSFASIHRILERIYERAVAAIHV from the exons ATGGTCAGTGCTTCCATCATGTCACG CAAACTCTACAAGGGTGATACAGGCTACTGCAGCACGTACAGAGGTGAGGTGTGTAGTGCTATCTTGGTGAAGGATGCTCTTGTTTTCTTCAACTCCTCCTATGCTGACCCAGAGGAGACCCAAGAGCTGCTTGTTCACACTGCCTGGACTGAACTGAAAACGGTGAGTTCATTCTGCCACCCGGCTGCTGAGTCTCTGCTGTGTAACTACATCTTCCAGGAGTGCAATCCCTCAGGAGTTGGACCGGCTCCAAAGCCCGTGTGCAG AGAGCATTGCCTTGCGGTAAAGGATCTCTACTGCTTTAAGGAATGGCTCTCACTGGAGGAGAACTCCCAGAAAGGGATTTACAAACCAGGATTAATGCTGCTCGCTCTACCTGAATGCAACAGACTTCCCAGCCTGCACCAGAACCCCAAGGCCTGCACCAGGATTCCATATTTCG ATTTTGAGACAGAAAATACAACCA CAACTTGCTACAAAGGCAATGGCAGGTTCTACCAGGGTTCTGTCAATGTCACAACCTCAGGCATTCCTTGCCAGAAGTGGAGTGAACAG GTACCCCATTTGCACAGAAGGACCCCTCAGGttttcccagagctgtcaaatgCAGAAAACTCTTGCCGTAATCCAGGAGGGGAAAACGAACGTCCCTGGTGTTACACAAAGGACCATTCTGTAAACTGGGAATACTGCAGTGTGCCTCTTTGTGGAGAGG TATCCATATCACCAGGAACCAAAAAACCAAGTGTAGAGACTCCCAATCTcccttcctctttctcccccacctACTCCATGACTGTCATCATTTCCATCATCTCCAGCTTTGCATTGATAGTGATTCTCATTATCATTGCTCTTGTTTGCTGCCGAAGGCGAAAACAATGGAAAAACAAAAAGAG GGAGTCACAAGCACCAGCGCTAACCACTCTTCCATCAGAGCTCCTATTGGACAGACTTCATCCTAACCCCATGTATCAGCGCATACCCCTCCTCCTGAATCCTAAACTACTCAGCCTGGAATACCCAAGAAACAATATTGAATACGTGAGAGATATTGGAGAAGGAGCGTTTGGAAGGGTCTTTCAAGCAAG GGCTCCTGGATTGCTTCCTTCTGAGCCATTCACAATGGTGGCAGTGAAAATGCTAAAGGAAGAAGCTTCGGCAGACATGCAGGCTGATTTCCAGAGGGAGGCGGCTCTCATGGCAGAATTTGATAACCCAAATATCGTCAAACTGTTAG GGGTGTGTGCTGTTGGGAAACCCATGTGTCTCCTGTTTGAATACATGGCTTATGGGGATCTCAATGAGTACCTACGCACTCGCTCGCCACACAAcctctgcagcctgagccacGGTAACCTTGACGCCAGGATCAGGCTCTCCAATCCCAACCCCCTCGCTCTGTGCTGCACCGATCAGCTTGGTATTGCCAAGCAGGTGGCTGCGGGCATGGCGTACCTCTCAGAGCGCAAGTTTGTGCATCGGGATTTGGCCACCAGGAATTGTTTGGTGGGCGAGAACAGGGTGGTAAAAATCGCCGACTTTGGCCTCTCGAGGAATATCTATTCAGCAGATTATTACAAAGCCAATGAAAACGATGCCATTCCCATACGCTGGATGCCCCCCGAATCCATATTCTACAACCGCTACACCACTGAGTCCGATGTGTGGGCCTACGGCGTGGTCCTGTGGGAGATCTTCTCCTATGGCATGCAACCCTATTATGGGATGGCTCACGAGGAGGTGATTTACTACGTGAGAGATGGCAACGTCCTCTCTTGCCCCGACGACTGCCCTTTGGAGCTCTACAACCTGATGCGCCTTTGCTGGAGCAAGCTGCCTTCTGACAGGCCCAGTTTCGCCAGCATCCATCGCATCCTGGAGCGTATATACGAGAGGGCAGTGGCTGCTATCCATGTCTGA